One Prinia subflava isolate CZ2003 ecotype Zambia chromosome 9, Cam_Psub_1.2, whole genome shotgun sequence DNA segment encodes these proteins:
- the CSGALNACT2 gene encoding chondroitin sulfate N-acetylgalactosaminyltransferase 2: MRMPRRGLVIQARTRWLLVGLALLFSLVLLMYLLECAPQTDGNGSLPGVVGESMGKEYYQALLQEQEEHYQNRATSLKRQIAQLKQELQEMSDKLKSLQEKKSPKVNGMNYQGTKEQTSNDLLEFLHSQIDKAEVSVGAKLPSEYGVIPFESFTSMKVFQLEMGLTRHPEEKPVRKDKRDELVEVIEAGLEVINNPDEEDGQDEDDGVGDRQLYSENDFVEGYYRTERDKGTQYELFYKKMDGMEYRHVTLFRPFGPLMKVKSETVDISRSIINVIVPLAGRTEAFAQFMQNFRDVCIHQDKRVHLTVVYFGQDGLSEVKSILESVARETDFHNYTLVSLNEEFNRGRGLDMGARAWEKGEVLMFFCDVDVYFTAEFLNSCRLNAEPGKKVFYPVVFSLYNPAIVYANQDIPPPVEQQLVHKKDSGFWRDFGFGMTCQYRTDFLTVGGFDLEVKGWGGEDVHLYRKYLHGELMVVRTPVPGLFHLWHEKHCADELTPEQYRMCIQSKAMNEASHSHLGMLVFRDEIEAHLRKQAYRTNSEAAG, encoded by the exons atGAGAATGCCCAGAAGAGGCTTAGTAATTCAAGCCAGGACTCGTTGGCTATTGGTGGGCCTTGCATTACTGTTCAGTTTAGTCCTGCTCATGTATTTGCTGGAGTGTGCCCCACAAACAGATGGCAATGGATCTCTGCCTGGTGTCGTAGGTGAAAGCATGGGTAAAGAATACTATCAAGCTCTCTTGCAGGAACAAGAAGAACATTATCAAAACCGAGCTACCAGTCTGAAACGTCAGATTGCCCAGCTAAAGCAAGAGCTTCAGGAAATGAGTGACAAATTGAAGTCcctgcaggagaaaaagagcCCGAAGGTCAATGGTATGAACTACCAGGGCACCAAAGAGCAAACATCCAACGATCTCCTAGAGTTTCTTCATTCCCAGATTGACAAAGCTGAGGTGAGCGTGGGGGCCAAACTGCCTAGTGAGTATGGAGTCATTCCTTTTGAAAGCTTTACGTCCATGAAAGTATTCCAGCTGGAGATGGGGCTCACTCGGCATCCAGAAGAGAAACCTGTTAGAAAGGATAAACGAGATGAGTTGGTGGAAGTTATTGAGGCTGGCCTAGAAGTTATCAATAATCCAGATGAAGAAGATGGACAAGATGAAGATGATGGAGTAGGAGATAGACAGCTGTATAGTGAAAATGATTTTGTAGAAG GTTACTATCGTACAGAAAGAGATAAGGGGACACAGTATGAGCTGTTTTATAAGAAGATGGATGGCATGGAGTACAGGCATGTCACCTTGTTCCGACCCTTTGGACCCCTCATGAAAGTGAAGAGCGAAACGGTCGATATTTCTAGGTCGATCATTAACGTTATTGTTCCTCTTGCTGGAAGAACTGAGGCATTTGCACAATTTATGCAAAACTTTAG GGATGTGTGTATTCATCAGGATAAGCGTGTTCACCTCACAGTGGTGTACTTTGGACAAGATGGTCTATCAGAAGTAAAAAGCATCCTAGAATCTGTAGCTAG AGAAACTGACTTCCACAATTACACACTTGTCTCTCTGAATGAGGAATTTAACCGAGGCCGAGGACTTGACATGGGTGCCCGAGCCTGGGAGAAGGGCGAGGTCCTGATGTTCTTCTGTGATGTTGATGTTTATTTCACAGCCGAATTCCTCAACAGCTGTCGCTTAAACGCTGAGCCCG GGAAAAAGGTTTTCTATCCTGTGGTATTCAGCCTTTACAATCCTGCTATTGTCTATGCCAACCAAGATATACCACCTCCTGTGGAGCAGCAATTG GTTCACAAGAAGGATTCTGGTTTCTGGCGGGATTTTGGCTTTGGCATGACTTGTCAATATCGGACAGACTTTCTGACTGTTG GGGGTTTTGACCTGGAGGTGAAAGGCTGGGGCGGCGAGGACGTGCACCTGTACAGGAAGTACTTGCACGGTGAGCTGATGGTGGTGCGCACGCCGGTGCCGGGGCTGTTCCACCTGTGGCACGAGAAGCACTGCGCGGACGAGCTGACCCCCGAGCAGTACCGCATGTGCATCCAGTCCAAAGCCATGAACGAGGCGTCGCACTCGCACCTGGGCATGCTGGTGTTCAGGGACGAGATCGAGGCGCACCTCCGCAAGCAGGCCTACAGGACTAACAGCGAGGCCGCGGGCTGA